One stretch of Balneola sp. MJW-20 DNA includes these proteins:
- a CDS encoding HD family phosphohydrolase, translating to MKFLERLGLGQKKKELSPLLGEKKKKEQEKYSFRKNPFITLLIFFLFIIISVISLPRNIIDTPYSYTINQPWRANDLSASFGFAIKKTKQELERERDQIRSQTTPIFRVDPNAAIGIQTRIDSIYREIQPVLNTYNAWQEAKQSSVTSFNDSLRFAQAFNASRIGISQSSWDVLFESTYRSRIQNSNEEFIGSRVKTELEELVLALLDQGIIDRQKSNMDQNQVTLRNMQTSTDRPINLARLRDMKEASDFAQFRFNRLFDEPTANLAMELYRMVIMPNYLYSEEDTQAQIQEAFATISETKGAISQGQVIIRKGDLVTEEKANILESLAEARAVNASRAEKWIRFGGQIVVIVVITFVFFMYIYLYRRSITSDNAMFLLVFITLGLICLSAGLLNLFDLANPYVVPVAIAPIILTIIFDSRVGLVAGITLAALLGLVNGNNFQYIVATFTACSLGVFSVRDIKDRSQFFFTTPGIVFVTYVVVVGAFALVSLSGWEDFLTDLMYIAISAVFILFTYPIILLFEKIFGVTTDFTLLELGDTNNQLLKELMNKAPGTFHHSLQVANLSEAAAAAIGANSLLCRVGALYHDIGKMVKPEYFVENQTRGSNEHEKLKPQMSAMVIKSHVSEGMKMAEEHDLPKVITDFIETHHGTSVIRYFYEKAKEDEKLRSMLQEDQFRYEGPLPFSKETGIVLLADGIEAASRAMKNPTYSKLENLVNKMVDDRVAEGQLSHSPLTFRHLQIIKETFLNIQVGVYHSRVEYPEDSDKKDNKAAKESQEETTTQSN from the coding sequence ATGAAATTTTTAGAGCGCTTAGGATTAGGCCAGAAAAAGAAAGAGCTATCCCCTCTTTTAGGCGAAAAAAAGAAGAAAGAGCAGGAGAAGTATTCTTTTCGCAAGAATCCCTTCATCACACTGCTGATATTCTTCCTCTTTATCATCATATCTGTGATATCTCTCCCCAGAAATATCATTGATACCCCTTACAGCTACACCATTAATCAGCCATGGAGAGCTAATGACCTGTCTGCTTCATTCGGTTTTGCTATCAAAAAGACTAAACAGGAACTGGAGCGAGAGCGCGATCAGATAAGGAGTCAAACAACGCCTATTTTCAGAGTTGATCCTAATGCTGCGATAGGAATTCAGACCCGGATCGATAGTATATACCGTGAAATTCAGCCGGTATTGAATACTTATAATGCATGGCAGGAAGCCAAGCAAAGCTCTGTTACTTCTTTTAATGATTCTCTGCGATTTGCACAGGCTTTTAATGCTTCCAGGATTGGTATATCTCAATCTTCATGGGATGTCCTGTTTGAAAGCACCTATCGAAGTCGGATCCAGAACAGCAATGAGGAATTCATTGGAAGCAGGGTTAAAACAGAACTCGAGGAATTGGTTCTTGCACTGCTGGATCAGGGGATCATAGATCGCCAGAAAAGCAACATGGATCAGAATCAGGTTACCCTGCGGAATATGCAAACCAGTACCGACCGCCCTATTAATCTTGCAAGACTGCGTGATATGAAAGAAGCCAGTGACTTTGCACAGTTCAGGTTTAATCGCCTGTTTGATGAACCTACTGCAAACCTTGCAATGGAGCTGTACCGTATGGTGATCATGCCAAACTATCTTTACAGTGAAGAAGATACTCAGGCTCAGATCCAGGAAGCATTCGCTACCATCTCAGAAACTAAGGGCGCCATCTCCCAGGGCCAGGTTATCATTCGAAAAGGAGATCTGGTAACCGAGGAAAAAGCAAACATTCTGGAATCACTGGCTGAAGCAAGGGCTGTCAATGCCTCCCGAGCCGAAAAGTGGATCCGTTTCGGAGGACAGATCGTCGTTATCGTTGTGATTACCTTCGTTTTCTTTATGTACATCTATCTCTACCGCAGATCCATTACCTCTGATAATGCCATGTTCCTGCTGGTTTTCATCACCCTCGGACTGATCTGTTTAAGCGCCGGATTGCTCAACCTTTTTGATCTGGCAAACCCCTATGTGGTTCCTGTAGCGATTGCTCCTATCATTCTTACTATTATTTTTGATTCCAGAGTCGGCCTCGTAGCCGGTATCACACTGGCAGCTTTACTGGGACTCGTAAACGGAAATAACTTTCAGTATATCGTAGCCACATTCACTGCCTGCAGCCTCGGTGTTTTCTCTGTAAGAGACATCAAAGACCGTTCTCAGTTTTTCTTCACCACACCGGGAATCGTGTTTGTTACTTATGTAGTCGTAGTCGGTGCCTTCGCGCTGGTATCACTCAGCGGCTGGGAAGATTTCCTGACCGATCTGATGTATATAGCGATCAGTGCGGTATTTATTCTCTTTACCTATCCTATCATTTTGTTATTTGAGAAGATCTTTGGTGTAACCACCGATTTCACATTACTCGAACTCGGGGACACAAATAATCAGCTGTTAAAAGAGCTTATGAATAAAGCTCCGGGCACTTTTCACCACAGTTTACAGGTTGCGAATCTGTCTGAAGCAGCTGCAGCTGCTATTGGTGCCAACTCACTGCTCTGCCGGGTTGGAGCTTTATATCATGATATCGGCAAGATGGTTAAACCGGAATATTTTGTAGAGAATCAAACCAGGGGCAGTAACGAACATGAAAAACTGAAGCCTCAGATGAGTGCAATGGTCATTAAGTCGCATGTTTCTGAGGGAATGAAAATGGCGGAAGAGCACGACCTTCCGAAAGTGATCACTGACTTTATTGAGACCCATCACGGTACTTCCGTGATCCGTTATTTCTATGAAAAAGCCAAGGAAGACGAAAAACTTCGTTCTATGCTTCAGGAAGATCAATTCCGGTATGAAGGGCCGCTGCCGTTCTCAAAAGAGACCGGGATCGTACTTTTAGCTGATGGTATTGAAGCTGCATCCAGAGCGATGAAAAATCCTACTTACAGCAAACTGGAGAATCTCGTCAACAAAATGGTGGATGACCGGGTTGCGGAAGGTCAGTTAAGTCACTCCCCTCTTACCTTTCGTCACCTTCAGATCATTAAAGAAACCTTCCTGAATATCCAGGTCGGTGTATATCACAGCCGGGTGGAATATCCAGAGGATTCAGACAAAAAGGATAATAAAGCGGCTAAAGAGTCTCAGGAAGAAACTACTACCCAAAGTAATTAA
- the groL gene encoding chaperonin GroEL (60 kDa chaperone family; promotes refolding of misfolded polypeptides especially under stressful conditions; forms two stacked rings of heptamers to form a barrel-shaped 14mer; ends can be capped by GroES; misfolded proteins enter the barrel where they are refolded when GroES binds) encodes MSAKLVHYDVEARDALKKGVDKLANAVKVTLGPRGRNVVIEKSFGSPTVTKDGVTVAKEIELSDKLQNMGAQMVKEVASKTSDNAGDGTTTATVLAQAILSEGLKNVTAGANPMDLKSGIEKAVNAIIEELQSMSRDIDDRKEIAQIGTISANNDETIGNLIADAMEKVGKDGVITVEEAKGTETYLETVEGMQFDRGYLSPYFVTDSEKMVTEMEDPYILIFDKKISNMKDLLPILEKVVQSGKPLLIIAEDIEGEALATLVVNKLRGSLKIAAVKAPGFGDRRKAMLEDIAILTGGTVISEERGYKLENATLDFLGQAARVTIDKDNTTIVDGNGKEDDIKARVNQIRSQIENTTSDYDREKLQERLAKLSGGVAVLYIGAASEVEMKEKKARVEDALHATRAAVEEGIVPGGGVALLRSSSALDKVKGANDDENVGVQIIRRAIEAPLRTIANNAGVEGAIVVQKVLEGKGAFGYNARTEVYEDLIKAGVIDPTKVTRTALQNAASVSGLMLTTEAVISDKPSKGDDDDDHGHGMPGGGMPGMGGMGGMM; translated from the coding sequence ATGTCTGCTAAGTTAGTTCATTATGACGTCGAAGCACGCGATGCCCTTAAAAAAGGTGTCGATAAGCTGGCCAATGCGGTAAAGGTTACCCTGGGCCCACGTGGACGCAATGTTGTTATTGAAAAATCATTTGGCTCACCTACCGTAACTAAAGACGGTGTAACCGTAGCTAAAGAGATCGAGCTATCTGATAAACTCCAGAATATGGGTGCTCAGATGGTCAAAGAAGTAGCTTCCAAAACCAGTGATAACGCCGGTGACGGTACTACAACGGCAACGGTACTTGCTCAGGCTATTCTAAGTGAAGGCCTCAAAAATGTTACTGCCGGCGCAAATCCAATGGATCTTAAGTCCGGTATTGAAAAAGCAGTAAACGCTATCATAGAAGAGCTGCAGTCAATGAGCCGTGATATTGACGATCGCAAAGAGATCGCTCAGATCGGTACCATCTCAGCAAACAACGATGAGACCATCGGAAACCTGATCGCTGACGCGATGGAAAAAGTGGGTAAAGATGGTGTGATCACCGTTGAAGAAGCGAAAGGTACAGAAACTTACCTCGAGACTGTAGAAGGTATGCAGTTCGACAGAGGATATCTTTCACCATATTTTGTGACCGACTCAGAGAAGATGGTTACTGAAATGGAAGATCCTTACATCCTGATCTTTGACAAGAAGATCTCGAACATGAAGGACCTGCTGCCGATTCTGGAAAAAGTAGTACAGAGCGGTAAACCATTACTGATCATCGCTGAAGATATTGAAGGCGAAGCACTGGCAACACTAGTAGTTAACAAACTACGCGGATCACTGAAGATCGCAGCTGTAAAAGCTCCGGGATTCGGCGACAGAAGAAAAGCCATGCTGGAAGATATTGCCATCCTGACCGGTGGTACTGTGATCTCAGAAGAAAGAGGATACAAGCTTGAAAATGCTACCCTTGATTTCTTAGGTCAGGCAGCCAGAGTAACTATCGACAAAGATAACACAACTATTGTCGACGGAAACGGGAAAGAAGATGACATTAAAGCACGCGTCAATCAGATCAGATCTCAGATCGAGAACACGACCTCTGATTACGACCGTGAAAAACTTCAGGAACGCCTCGCTAAGTTAAGCGGTGGAGTTGCAGTACTTTATATTGGTGCAGCATCTGAAGTTGAGATGAAAGAGAAAAAAGCCCGGGTTGAAGATGCTCTGCATGCAACCCGCGCTGCTGTTGAAGAAGGTATTGTACCTGGCGGTGGTGTTGCACTGCTTCGCTCATCATCAGCACTCGACAAAGTGAAGGGTGCAAATGACGATGAGAACGTAGGTGTTCAGATCATTCGTCGTGCTATCGAAGCACCGCTTCGCACTATCGCAAATAACGCAGGTGTTGAAGGTGCCATCGTAGTCCAGAAAGTACTGGAAGGCAAAGGTGCATTCGGTTACAATGCACGCACCGAAGTATATGAAGACCTGATCAAAGCCGGTGTAATCGATCCTACTAAAGTAACCAGAACTGCACTACAAAATGCTGCTTCTGTTTCCGGATTGATGCTTACTACCGAAGCGGTCATCTCTGACAAGCCATCAAAAGGCGACGATGATGATGACCACGGTCACGGAATGCCTGGCGGCGGAATGCCGGGAATGGGCGGAATGGGTGGAATGATGTAA
- the rsmA gene encoding 16S rRNA (adenine(1518)-N(6)/adenine(1519)-N(6))-dimethyltransferase RsmA, whose product MSFRTKKSLGQHFLHDGNIIRKIADAIPAKTGDRVIEIGPGTGALTRELLNRFEDIQVIEIDQRAVEVLNEEFPDLIIHQQDVLKTNWDDLISKTGDTYVVGNLPYYITSPILFSVLEKRDFFKEALFMMQKEVAERLVAEHSSKEYGILSVQTQLMSEPEILFDVSRHSFSPPPRVTSAVIRLRFNKPELPFKDETMKKVVRTAFNQRRKKLSNALKPLLGKELPEGFNYDDRAEHWSPETYAKLSERLEQTDSIS is encoded by the coding sequence ATGAGCTTCAGAACCAAAAAAAGTTTAGGTCAGCACTTCCTGCACGACGGTAATATCATTCGCAAAATAGCGGATGCAATACCGGCAAAAACAGGAGATCGTGTCATTGAGATCGGACCCGGAACCGGAGCATTGACCAGAGAACTGCTGAACCGGTTTGAAGATATTCAAGTGATCGAAATTGATCAGCGAGCGGTCGAAGTTCTCAATGAAGAATTCCCGGACCTGATCATTCATCAGCAGGATGTGCTTAAAACAAACTGGGATGACCTTATCAGTAAAACCGGTGATACCTATGTAGTAGGAAATCTGCCTTATTATATAACCAGCCCCATACTATTCTCTGTACTGGAAAAGCGTGATTTCTTTAAGGAAGCACTATTTATGATGCAGAAGGAAGTGGCTGAGCGACTGGTCGCTGAACACAGCAGTAAAGAATATGGGATACTGAGTGTTCAGACTCAATTGATGAGCGAACCGGAGATCCTGTTTGATGTGTCCCGCCATTCTTTCAGTCCGCCTCCCAGAGTTACTTCGGCTGTGATCAGGCTGCGGTTTAACAAACCGGAACTACCGTTTAAAGATGAGACCATGAAAAAGGTGGTCAGGACCGCATTTAATCAGCGGAGAAAAAAACTAAGTAATGCCTTAAAGCCTTTGTTAGGGAAAGAACTCCCGGAAGGCTTCAATTATGATGACCGTGCAGAGCACTGGTCGCCTGAGACCTATGCAAAGTTGTCAGAGCGGCTAGAGCAGACTGACAGCATATCCTGA
- the xerD gene encoding site-specific tyrosine recombinase XerD, translating into MAFKQELELYLQFVKLEKGLSENSVVAYRNDLERYFSYLQGYKKISDLAGVTLNHIEDFLNYLVDEEMLAAGSLARNISSIRGFHEFAVVEGITKANPAELVELPKKASKLPEVLSPDEIMAMLDSPDTSTDAGIRDKAILECLYGTGMRVSELTGLEKDRLIFEIGFIRVVGKGNKERLVPVGEVAQQAIEIYIEQVRGKFMSDKDPQKAKNKVFLNQRGGPLSRMSIWNIVQKAAKNADIQKNVYPHIFRHSFATHLLEGGADLRAVQEMLGHSSILTTEIYTHVDRSFLHQVHKEFHPRA; encoded by the coding sequence GTGGCCTTCAAGCAAGAATTAGAATTGTATCTGCAATTTGTAAAGCTTGAAAAAGGTCTGAGCGAAAATTCGGTAGTAGCCTACCGGAATGACCTGGAGCGTTATTTTTCCTATTTACAGGGCTATAAAAAGATCTCCGACTTAGCCGGAGTCACACTGAATCACATCGAGGATTTCCTGAATTACCTTGTGGACGAGGAAATGCTGGCGGCCGGATCCCTGGCACGAAATATTTCCAGCATACGTGGCTTTCATGAATTTGCAGTAGTAGAAGGTATTACTAAAGCCAACCCTGCTGAACTGGTGGAATTACCTAAAAAAGCTTCGAAACTACCTGAGGTCCTCAGTCCGGATGAGATCATGGCAATGCTGGACTCCCCTGACACATCCACAGATGCCGGTATTCGGGATAAAGCCATTCTTGAATGCTTGTACGGAACCGGAATGAGGGTGAGCGAACTAACCGGACTGGAAAAAGACCGGCTTATATTTGAAATAGGCTTTATCCGTGTAGTGGGAAAAGGAAATAAAGAAAGACTGGTACCGGTAGGTGAAGTGGCTCAACAGGCAATTGAGATCTATATTGAACAGGTACGTGGTAAATTCATGAGTGATAAAGATCCTCAGAAAGCTAAAAACAAGGTCTTTTTGAATCAGCGTGGCGGTCCGCTAAGCAGAATGAGTATCTGGAATATTGTCCAGAAAGCAGCAAAGAATGCTGACATACAAAAAAATGTGTATCCTCATATATTCCGTCATTCATTTGCAACACACCTGCTGGAAGGAGGTGCAGATCTGAGGGCTGTTCAGGAGATGTTAGGACATTCATCCATTCTGACCACTGAAATATACACCCATGTAGACCGTTCCTTCCTGCATCAGGTACACAAAGAATTTCATCCCAGAGCTTAA
- the groES gene encoding co-chaperone GroES has protein sequence MAKIQPLGDRVLVQAEPAEEKTSSGIIIPDTAKEKPQQGTVIAVGAGKVENGNKIEMSVKKGDKVLYGKYAGTEVTLDGEEYLIMRESDIMGIVS, from the coding sequence ATGGCTAAGATTCAACCTTTAGGCGACCGCGTGTTGGTACAGGCTGAGCCTGCTGAAGAAAAAACCAGCTCCGGTATTATCATTCCCGATACGGCTAAAGAAAAACCGCAACAAGGAACAGTGATAGCGGTTGGTGCCGGCAAAGTAGAAAACGGCAACAAAATTGAGATGAGCGTAAAGAAAGGAGACAAGGTTCTCTATGGAAAATATGCAGGTACTGAAGTAACTCTCGATGGAGAGGAATACCTGATCATGCGCGAATCTGATATCATGGGAATCGTATCCTGA
- a CDS encoding dihydroorotate dehydrogenase-like protein encodes MNLSTQYLGLKLKNPLVPSASPLSKNTDTIEMMAEAGAGAIVMHSLFEEQLTASSMEIDHYLEKGTESFSEALSYIPEWENYDVGPDRYLENIRKATELVTVPIIGSLNGVSNSGWIKFAKMIEQAGADALELNIYHIPTDPEVSGKDIEKMYLDVIKEVCKTINIPVAVKFGPFFSSIPYMAKRMTEAGARGLVMFNRFYQPDIDIDELEVIPNLILSNSTELRLPLRWTAILYSHVDADIAITSGIHNGNDVIKGILAGASVTMMASELLRNGIHRLKIIYEQLEAWMEENDYESVDQMKGSMSQKNVREPEAFERSNYVKVLQSFKPDPTGRLMW; translated from the coding sequence ATGAACCTGTCAACGCAATACCTTGGATTGAAACTTAAGAATCCGCTGGTTCCTTCCGCCTCCCCACTGTCTAAGAATACCGATACTATTGAAATGATGGCAGAAGCCGGGGCCGGTGCAATAGTTATGCATTCACTTTTTGAAGAACAACTGACTGCCTCCAGCATGGAGATCGATCATTATCTCGAAAAGGGAACCGAAAGTTTTAGTGAAGCACTAAGCTATATCCCTGAATGGGAAAATTATGATGTGGGACCGGATCGTTACCTTGAAAATATCCGAAAGGCAACAGAACTGGTTACGGTTCCGATCATAGGAAGCCTGAACGGAGTCTCCAATAGTGGCTGGATAAAGTTCGCAAAAATGATCGAACAAGCCGGAGCCGATGCACTGGAACTCAATATCTATCATATCCCTACTGACCCGGAGGTCTCCGGAAAAGATATTGAAAAGATGTACCTGGATGTCATCAAAGAAGTCTGTAAAACCATAAATATCCCGGTTGCCGTGAAGTTCGGCCCCTTCTTCTCATCCATACCCTATATGGCAAAGAGAATGACGGAGGCCGGTGCCCGGGGGTTGGTCATGTTCAATCGTTTTTATCAGCCTGATATAGACATTGATGAGCTGGAGGTCATTCCTAATCTCATCCTCAGTAATTCGACAGAGCTCAGATTGCCCCTTCGATGGACCGCGATTCTGTATAGTCACGTGGATGCTGATATAGCGATCACCAGCGGGATACATAACGGAAATGACGTGATCAAAGGCATACTTGCAGGAGCCAGTGTGACGATGATGGCATCGGAACTGCTAAGGAATGGAATTCACCGGCTGAAGATCATTTATGAACAGCTGGAAGCCTGGATGGAAGAAAATGACTACGAATCTGTGGATCAGATGAAAGGCAGTATGAGCCAGAAGAATGTCAGGGAACCGGAAGCCTTCGAACGCTCCAATTATGTGAAAGTACTGCAGTCATTCAAACCCGATCCCACCGGAAGGTTAATGTGGTGA
- a CDS encoding beta-N-acetylhexosaminidase: MTKRILFRSFHILNSKFYIPSQFTTHDKNNHMLRFLFPALILSLTLIQSAIAFQSIIPKPVEIKHTDEADFRIHRNMAIVTDTEDEKLNRLAGMVRDLVYPSTWTFLPVSDTFAPKDTVIILELTGTDAVPQPEGYTLSVDPSAIRIQASSYAGLFYGIQTLRQLLPSETGFNDPSLMPRNTEPSIPAMEIKDHPRFEYRGMHLDVARHFFPADFVKRYIDLMAMHKMNRFHWHLTEDQGWRIEIKKYPKLTTIGAWRDSTLIGNYGSGEYDGIRHGGFYTQEEIREIVSYAAERYVTIIPEIEMPGHSSAALAAYPEFGCFDKEYKVQSTWGVFEDIYCPKEETFGFLEDVLTEVMELFPGTYIHIGGDEAPKKQWQQSEIAQEVIKREGLADEHELQSYFITRIEQFLNANGRQIIGWDEILEGGLAPQATVMSWRGEAGGIEAAQMKHDVVMTPGGTNYFDHYQADPSSEPIAIGGYTNLEDIYRYEPVPDTLTEEEAKYILGAQGNVWTEYMHTPDKVEYMAYPRAAALAEVVWTPAENKNWLEFWARMQTHFKRLDALGVNYGPHYNRGIKN; this comes from the coding sequence ATGACTAAAAGAATTCTGTTCAGGTCATTCCATATTCTGAATTCCAAATTCTATATTCCCTCACAATTCACGACTCACGACAAAAACAATCACATGCTCAGATTCCTGTTCCCCGCATTAATCCTTAGCCTGACCCTGATCCAGTCCGCAATTGCTTTCCAGTCTATCATCCCTAAACCTGTTGAGATAAAACATACCGATGAAGCTGATTTTCGCATTCACCGGAATATGGCTATCGTTACAGATACAGAAGATGAAAAACTGAACCGGCTGGCAGGTATGGTCCGGGATCTTGTCTATCCTTCCACCTGGACCTTCCTTCCCGTTTCCGATACTTTTGCACCCAAAGACACGGTAATCATCCTGGAGCTGACCGGCACCGATGCAGTCCCTCAACCTGAAGGATATACACTGAGTGTTGACCCATCGGCGATACGTATCCAGGCTTCTTCTTATGCCGGACTCTTCTATGGAATTCAAACCCTCCGTCAGCTGCTGCCTTCTGAAACGGGCTTCAATGATCCCTCTCTGATGCCCCGAAATACCGAACCAAGTATTCCTGCTATGGAGATCAAAGACCACCCCCGCTTCGAATACCGGGGAATGCATCTGGATGTAGCACGACATTTTTTTCCGGCCGACTTCGTTAAACGCTATATCGATCTGATGGCCATGCATAAGATGAACCGCTTTCACTGGCATCTCACCGAAGACCAGGGATGGCGGATTGAGATCAAAAAGTATCCGAAATTAACCACCATCGGGGCCTGGAGAGATTCCACCCTTATAGGAAACTACGGTTCGGGTGAATACGACGGGATTCGGCACGGCGGATTCTACACCCAGGAAGAGATCCGGGAAATTGTGTCATATGCAGCAGAACGGTATGTGACCATCATCCCTGAGATCGAGATGCCGGGGCACTCCAGTGCTGCCCTGGCTGCTTACCCTGAATTCGGCTGCTTCGACAAGGAATATAAGGTGCAGTCTACCTGGGGAGTATTTGAGGACATCTACTGCCCGAAAGAGGAGACCTTCGGATTTCTTGAAGATGTACTAACGGAAGTAATGGAGCTTTTTCCAGGGACTTACATCCATATCGGCGGGGATGAGGCCCCGAAAAAGCAGTGGCAGCAAAGTGAGATCGCTCAGGAAGTCATAAAAAGGGAAGGCCTGGCTGATGAACACGAACTCCAAAGCTATTTTATAACCCGTATCGAACAGTTCCTGAATGCTAACGGTCGGCAGATCATCGGCTGGGATGAGATCCTTGAAGGCGGACTGGCTCCTCAGGCTACGGTTATGAGCTGGCGAGGGGAAGCCGGTGGCATCGAGGCTGCTCAGATGAAGCATGATGTGGTCATGACACCCGGCGGAACCAACTACTTTGATCATTATCAGGCTGACCCCTCCTCGGAACCCATCGCTATTGGGGGATATACCAACCTTGAGGATATCTACCGGTATGAGCCGGTACCGGATACATTAACTGAAGAGGAGGCAAAATATATCTTAGGAGCTCAGGGAAATGTCTGGACTGAATACATGCATACTCCAGACAAGGTTGAATATATGGCCTACCCGAGAGCTGCAGCATTAGCCGAAGTGGTATGGACACCGGCCGAGAACAAGAACTGGCTGGAGTTCTGGGCACGAATGCAGACACATTTCAAAAGACTGGATGCACTCGGTGTAAATTACGGCCCTCACTACAATCGGGGAATTAAAAATTAA
- the ggt gene encoding gamma-glutamyltransferase produces MRSYLLLIVLFLVNLPFQVDAQSLTPQSYENGLVVSAEERASMVGRDILRQGGNAVDAAVAVQFALAVTLPRAGNIGGGGFMVIRLANGEVNTLDFREVAPRRANRNMYIRNGEFQPELSWEGALAVGVPGTVDGMIKALERYGRLPLDVVIQPAIELARNGYALSYTQAMELNSYAGTFKKFESSARYFTKEDQSEYQEGDIFIQRDLAETLSLISRFGREGFYSGQVADAIVSEMRKLNGLITYRDLRDYESKWRAPVKTQFMGYTLHIMPPPSSGSIAVAQILSMIDDYPLAGLGHNSSDYIHLITEAMRRAFADRAYYLGDPDFWNVPESDLLSNRYNERRFANFSMDRATSSYEIEHGEIPRFNESSQTTHFSVVDTDGNAVAVTTTLNGSFGSKVAVGRAGFLLNNEMDDFSAQPGVANAYGLIGGEANSIQPRKRMLSSMTPAIVSKDGKLRMVIGAAGGPRIITGTLQTFLNGAVFGMNAQEAISAPRFHHQWFPDQIYLEEYGFNKDTYNLLTSKGHKITTRPTVGRGHIIFVDPDGIKSAGVDPRGDGAASGY; encoded by the coding sequence ATGAGGTCATATTTACTACTGATCGTTTTATTTTTAGTTAACCTTCCATTTCAGGTTGACGCTCAGTCATTAACCCCTCAGTCTTATGAAAACGGGCTGGTTGTATCAGCCGAAGAAAGAGCGTCGATGGTGGGCCGTGACATACTTAGGCAGGGTGGCAATGCAGTGGATGCTGCCGTAGCCGTTCAGTTTGCCCTGGCCGTCACCTTACCCCGGGCCGGCAATATTGGCGGAGGAGGATTTATGGTGATCAGGCTGGCTAACGGTGAAGTGAATACTCTCGATTTTCGTGAAGTAGCCCCGCGCCGAGCCAACCGGAATATGTATATCAGAAATGGTGAATTTCAGCCTGAACTTAGCTGGGAAGGTGCCCTGGCAGTAGGTGTTCCCGGAACGGTAGACGGAATGATCAAAGCCCTTGAACGGTACGGAAGACTACCTCTTGATGTAGTTATTCAGCCTGCGATTGAACTGGCCAGAAACGGATACGCACTTAGCTACACACAGGCAATGGAACTGAATAGCTATGCCGGGACCTTTAAGAAATTTGAATCCTCTGCCCGCTATTTCACTAAGGAGGACCAAAGTGAATACCAGGAAGGTGATATTTTCATACAAAGGGATCTGGCTGAGACCTTGTCTCTGATTTCCCGCTTTGGAAGAGAAGGATTCTATTCCGGTCAGGTTGCGGATGCCATCGTAAGTGAAATGAGAAAACTGAACGGGCTCATCACATACCGGGATCTCCGTGATTATGAATCCAAATGGCGTGCTCCGGTAAAAACTCAATTTATGGGATATACCCTGCACATTATGCCTCCTCCCAGCAGTGGATCGATCGCCGTAGCACAGATCCTTAGTATGATCGATGACTATCCACTGGCCGGTTTAGGTCACAATTCTTCTGATTATATTCACCTTATCACAGAAGCAATGCGAAGAGCTTTTGCAGACCGGGCATACTATCTGGGAGATCCTGATTTCTGGAATGTCCCGGAGAGTGACCTGCTCAGTAACCGATATAATGAGCGCCGGTTTGCCAACTTTAGTATGGATCGGGCTACCTCATCCTACGAGATCGAGCATGGAGAGATCCCGCGATTCAACGAATCTTCTCAGACGACCCATTTTTCGGTTGTGGATACCGATGGAAATGCCGTTGCTGTTACCACAACTCTTAACGGGTCGTTCGGTTCGAAGGTTGCCGTGGGAAGAGCCGGATTTTTACTTAATAATGAGATGGATGATTTCTCAGCCCAGCCGGGCGTAGCTAATGCCTATGGCTTGATCGGTGGCGAGGCAAATTCTATACAGCCACGAAAAAGAATGCTTAGTAGTATGACCCCGGCAATTGTGTCGAAGGACGGCAAGCTTCGTATGGTGATCGGAGCAGCCGGTGGTCCCCGCATCATAACCGGCACTCTGCAGACCTTTCTTAATGGAGCGGTTTTCGGCATGAATGCCCAGGAAGCCATCAGTGCCCCCCGGTTCCACCATCAGTGGTTCCCCGATCAGATATATCTCGAAGAATATGGTTTTAACAAAGACACTTACAATTTACTCACTTCGAAAGGTCATAAAATCACAACACGCCCAACCGTTGGACGGGGGCACATTATATTTGTGGATCCTGATGGGATAAAAAGTGCCGGGGTGGACCCCAGAGGTGATGGAGCAGCTTCAGGATATTAG